The Flavipsychrobacter sp. genome contains the following window.
TGCATAGAATACAATACCTAGCGTACCGATCCAAAAGTGCCAGTTAGCCCATTTTGTAGAGTATAGGGATGTTTTAAACATTCTTGGTAGCAACCAGTAGAGCACACCAAATGTTAAGAAACCATTCCAACCCAAAGCACCTACGTGTACGTGCGCAATGGTCCAGTCTGTAAAGTGGCTGATAGCATTTACAGATTTCAAACTCAACATTGGCCCTTCAAACGTTGCCATACCGTATGCTGTAACCGCTACAACTAAGAATTTCAATACAGGTTCTTCTCTTACTTTATCCCAAGCACCTCTAAGCGTCAATAAGCCATTCAACATACCACCCCAAGACGGTGCGATCAACATTACTGAGAATACTACCCCAAGAGATTGTGCCCAGTCTGGCAAAGCAGTATATAATAGGTGGTGAGGACCAGCCCAGATATACAAGAATATCAATGCCCAGAAGTGTATGATAGATAGTCTATACGAGTATACCGGTCTATTAGCGGCCTTAGGCAGGAAGTAATACATCAAACCCAAGTATGGTGTCGTTAGGAAGAATGCCACTGCATTATGCCCATACCACCATTGTACCAAAGCATCTTGTACACCTGCATACCAAGAGTATGACTTCATCCATGTGAATGGAATCTCCCAAGAGTTTACGATGTGTAGCATAGCAACAGTAACAAATGTTGCTATGTAGAACCATACTGCAACGTATAGGTGACGCTCTCTACGTTTGATGATAGTACCAAACATATTAACACCAAAAACCACCCAAACTAGTGTAATTAAGATGTCTATAGGCCACTCTAACTCTGCATACTCCTTACCAGTAGTAAAACCTGCAAGTAGCGATACAGCTGCTAAAACAATGATAAGCTGCCAACCCCAAAAGTGTAGCTTACTAAATAAGTCGCTAAACATACGGGCTTTAACCAGCCTTTGCAGAGAGTAATAAACTCCCATAAAAATACCATTACCCACAAATGCGAAAATCACCGCATTGGTGTGTACAGGTCTCACACGGCCAAATGTAGTTTGTGCTGTTTCAAAGTTAAGCGCGGGAAACACTAACTGAAAAGCAGCAAGTACGCCTACAAGCATACCTACCAGCCCCCAAAACATTGTAGCATAAGCAAACCATTTTACGATCTTATTGTCGTAAAAGAACTTGTCCATATGCACTCCGCTTGAGTGTTGGTCTGACCCTTTAGCATGTTCGTTCGGTAGAGAAGATGCAGTACTCATGTATTTGGTCTTTAAGATTTATTATTTGATTGAACTAATTCGTCGTCGTGTAGCATTCTCATTGCTGAGCCTTGCTGGTCTTCGAACTGATTGGCACGTACACTCCAAATAAAAGCCCCTAAAAAGAAGACAGCTACTGCTATACTGGCTAATACAAGGATATAAAGTACGCTCATCGGTTCTGGTTATTTATTATATCAAAAGTATCTCGGCATACGCTCTGGTCATATGACCATACTCAATGCAAAACATGATTGTTGTCATGTTTTTGTCATTCAGGTGAACCAAGGCCTAAATTCAGCCTTTTAGCAGCCAATGCACTTAAGCCTGTTGTTATTAATACTATAGTTAAAGTACTTGCTGGCATTAGCACAGCAGCTATCATAGGGTTCATCTTACCCTGCATGGAGATAGCCAAACCCACAATATTGTAAATGATAGATATTGCAAATGTGATATTGATAATTACCCTGCCCGATTTAGCTAATTTCAATAATGCGGGTAGTGCTTTAAATTTCTTTGCATCAAGAATAGCATCGCATGATGGGGTAAAATTATTGACATCATTTGCCAATGTTATACCCACATTACTCTGCTGCAGTGCTCCTGCATCATTAAGGCCATCCCCCATCATCAACACTTTCTTGCCTTCTTTTTGAAGATTTTCTATATAGTTAAGCTTGTCAATTGGCTTTTGCTCAAACAATAATTCACTATTGGGAAATACAGCTTTAAAAGTTCCTTTCTGTCTATCATTATCACCCGATAATAAAGACATATGATACGCTTTATCTAATTCAGGAATAACTTCTGGTATACTCTCCCTTATTTTAGGATTAATTTCAAATGAAAGTATCTTTTTACCCACCTTAATATAGCAGGCAGCTTTGGCATTCTTCTCCTCATCAGCAATACCAATAAAACTAGCAGAGCCAACCATTACTAACTTGCTGCCTATATATGCTTTAATCCCTTTGCCTGGGTATTCTGCCCAATTATCAACTTCAACTTTTCTTCCGCTAACATATTTAGCGATTGCTACACTATAGGGGTGATTGCTAGAAACTGTAGTAGTATAAACTAGATCCCTTTCTTGCTCAGTAAGTGTTCCTTCAGGGATAGCATACTCTTGACTATCTTCAGTAAGTGTTCCTGTTTTATCAAAAACTATATGATTGATATAACCTAACTGCTCTATGATAAAGGCATCTCTTAAAAACAGTCCATTATTACTAAGCAGCCTTAAAAGATTACCATTGGTAAAGGTAACCGCTAACAGCAACGCGCATGGGCATGCTATTATTAACATGGCCGTTACTGAAGGTATCAGCTTACTAAAGTCTACAACAGCCCAATATGTAGCAGTTGTAGCTACTAGTGCCAAAAGTATTATAGTGAAGTACTTACTTAATACATGTATTACACTATTAGTACGGTTTTGTGATACCTTATTTTTCTTAAAAGTATTATGATTCCACAGCGATGTAAGGTAACTACCCGCTACAGGTTTTACGATCTGTACTTTTAGTTTTTCTCCCACTTGTCTACCACCGGCATATACAGTTTGCCCGGTTTTCACAACTACGGGTTCACTTTCACCAGTTACAAAACTATAGTCTATTCTTGCCCTGCCTTCTACTACTACACTATCGGCAGGCACTATCTCTTCATTATGTAGTTCTACTACATCTTTTTCTTTCAAATCTTGCAAATGTCTACTTTCCACGCCCTTTGAGGTAACAACATTTACAGCTATAGGGAAGTAGGACTTATAATCTCTATGGAAAGAAATAGACTGGTATGTTTTGTCTTGCACAATACGCCCGATCAGCATAAAGAACACAATTCCTGTGCAGCTATCTAAATAACCGGCACCCGTTCCTGTTGCTATCTCATAGATACTCCTACCGAAC
Protein-coding sequences here:
- the ccoN gene encoding cytochrome-c oxidase, cbb3-type subunit I is translated as MSTASSLPNEHAKGSDQHSSGVHMDKFFYDNKIVKWFAYATMFWGLVGMLVGVLAAFQLVFPALNFETAQTTFGRVRPVHTNAVIFAFVGNGIFMGVYYSLQRLVKARMFSDLFSKLHFWGWQLIIVLAAVSLLAGFTTGKEYAELEWPIDILITLVWVVFGVNMFGTIIKRRERHLYVAVWFYIATFVTVAMLHIVNSWEIPFTWMKSYSWYAGVQDALVQWWYGHNAVAFFLTTPYLGLMYYFLPKAANRPVYSYRLSIIHFWALIFLYIWAGPHHLLYTALPDWAQSLGVVFSVMLIAPSWGGMLNGLLTLRGAWDKVREEPVLKFLVVAVTAYGMATFEGPMLSLKSVNAISHFTDWTIAHVHVGALGWNGFLTFGVLYWLLPRMFKTSLYSTKWANWHFWIGTLGIVFYAVPMYWAGFMQWSMLQDFTPTGQLEYQFMETVKAMEPFYMMRGIGGTLYLVGAILMCVNLYKTVKSGTAVNDEAAEAAPLPKVYVEHGKHHWHRWIERRPVQMLVLSLVVVGIGGLIEIVPTFLVKSNVPTIESVRPYTPLELQGRDIYVREGCYTCHSQMIRPFRSEVVRYGEYSKAGEFVYDHPFQWGSKRTGPDLARIGGKYDDSWHFNHMLDPRTISSHSIMPAYPWLIENDLDTAVTPAKIRAMQTLGVPYEEGYDVVANNDLMLQAGAIQKRLSDKGIEIEKNKEIVALIAYLQRIGTDIKLEQKTAQQ
- a CDS encoding heavy metal translocating P-type ATPase metal-binding domain-containing protein encodes the protein MPNVLEGKNTVILKKETQPKKLCYHCGTECANDKIAIEDKYFCCDGCKLVYEIINANGLCNYYEQQSHPGLTQIKPIRNDKYSYLDNEEIAANLYKFTDGNNTIVTFYIPGVHCSSCMWLLEHLQKVNPAIIDSRLNFTKKEVTIQFRKEEMPIRKVVELLTTIGYEPYISLEKESDKQKGGFDKKRIYKLGIAGFCFGNIMLMSFPEYLSVKNGIEHEYASLFRILNLVLAIPVFFYSASEFFTNAWAGIKQKMLNIDAPIALALIIMFGRSIYEIATGTGAGYLDSCTGIVFFMLIGRIVQDKTYQSISFHRDYKSYFPIAVNVVTSKGVESRHLQDLKEKDVVELHNEEIVPADSVVVEGRARIDYSFVTGESEPVVVKTGQTVYAGGRQVGEKLKVQIVKPVAGSYLTSLWNHNTFKKNKVSQNRTNSVIHVLSKYFTIILLALVATTATYWAVVDFSKLIPSVTAMLIIACPCALLLAVTFTNGNLLRLLSNNGLFLRDAFIIEQLGYINHIVFDKTGTLTEDSQEYAIPEGTLTEQERDLVYTTTVSSNHPYSVAIAKYVSGRKVEVDNWAEYPGKGIKAYIGSKLVMVGSASFIGIADEEKNAKAACYIKVGKKILSFEINPKIRESIPEVIPELDKAYHMSLLSGDNDRQKGTFKAVFPNSELLFEQKPIDKLNYIENLQKEGKKVLMMGDGLNDAGALQQSNVGITLANDVNNFTPSCDAILDAKKFKALPALLKLAKSGRVIINITFAISIIYNIVGLAISMQGKMNPMIAAVLMPASTLTIVLITTGLSALAAKRLNLGLGSPE
- the ccoS gene encoding cbb3-type cytochrome oxidase assembly protein CcoS, with the protein product MSVLYILVLASIAVAVFFLGAFIWSVRANQFEDQQGSAMRMLHDDELVQSNNKS